The following proteins come from a genomic window of Mauremys mutica isolate MM-2020 ecotype Southern chromosome 7, ASM2049712v1, whole genome shotgun sequence:
- the C7H10orf105 gene encoding uncharacterized protein C10orf105 homolog, giving the protein MNTEAVGNETSPTPSILGFLVTTTKLVPLSPVAPGEKPDPLPIIIALICIFVLLATCLIFITLCKPAALDQARYGPHECMPYHPEDASEPQLRFWKRLGSLRRSINSFRRAQPISQCHRTCSRMPPATQDWDFMESTKM; this is encoded by the coding sequence ATGAACACAGAGGCTGTTGGGAATGAGACCTCTCCAACACCTAGTATCCTTGGATTCCTTGTAACCACCACCAAGTTGGTCCCACTAAGTCCTGTGGCCCCAGGGGAGAAGCCAGACCCTTTGCCTATTATCATCGCACTCATCTGCATCTTTGTCCTCCTGGCTACCTGTCTCATCTTCATCACTCTCTGCAAACCAGCAGCACTCGACCAGGCCCGCTATGGGCCACACGAGTGCATGCCCTACCACCCAGAGGATGCCAGTGAACCGCAGCTAAGGTTCTGGAAGCGACTGGGCTCCCTAAGGCGTTCCATAAACAGCTTCAGGCGGGCCCAGCCTATCTCCCAGTGCCATCGGACCTGCTCAAGGATGCCACCAGCCACCCAGGATTGGGACTTCATGGAGTCCACTAAAATGTGA